GGTCAATTCTCAATTGGAAAAAACCCAACAATCTTTGTCAAAGTTTGACAGAGATTTGGCATTGGAGGTGCAGGAGAATGAGAAACGGGTAAACGCTTATGAACTTCATATTGATAAGGCGTGTGAAGATTTCCTGGCTTTGTACCAGCCTCTTGCGACTGATTTGCGTTTTATATTGTCGACCTTGAAAATCAACACAAATCTGGAGAGAATCGCTGACATCGCATCAGGAATTTCTGAATTTATCAGTGATGTGGATACAGGATTCGAACCCAAAATTTTGGATCAGATGTCTGCCCTTAAAATGCTTTCCATCAGTGTTGAGATGGTGCGGGATCTTAAAGAAGCTTATCAATACGAAAATACTTCACTGGCAAGAACCATCTTCAACAGAGACAAACTACTGGATGCCATCAATGAAAAAGCCAGTACCCTGGCCATTGAATGCCTGGATCATTTTCCAGACCAAAAAAGACACACCTTACATGTTTTATCCATGATTCGAAAAATTGAGCGAATCGGCGACCAGTGCAAAAACATTGCGGAAGAGATCATCTTTTACCTGGATGCAAAAGTGGTTAAACATAAGAAAAAACTGAACGAATCTGACAAAGAATGATGTACGGCTAAGGTCCGTTTTAGCTGAAGTGGATTCTAATGCCGAGCTGGATACTTAAATTTGTGGTACTTTTGCAAGGACTTCATTCAGTCAATGAATAATGATGAAAATTGCTGTACTTCCCGGATCATTCGATCCAATTACCACCGGGCATTTGGATATTGTATACAGGGCTTTACCTTTGTTTGATAAAATTGTGATTGCAGTTGGGGTTAATTCACAAAAGAAATACCTGTTCCCTTTGCAGCAACGATTGAATTGGCTTAGAGATCTTTTTTCGGCA
This window of the Saprospiraceae bacterium genome carries:
- the phoU gene encoding phosphate signaling complex protein PhoU, whose translation is MTHLDSEINELKLELSQMWELVNSQLEKTQQSLSKFDRDLALEVQENEKRVNAYELHIDKACEDFLALYQPLATDLRFILSTLKINTNLERIADIASGISEFISDVDTGFEPKILDQMSALKMLSISVEMVRDLKEAYQYENTSLARTIFNRDKLLDAINEKASTLAIECLDHFPDQKRHTLHVLSMIRKIERIGDQCKNIAEEIIFYLDAKVVKHKKKLNESDKE